The Streptomyces sp. NBC_01317 genomic interval AGGACTACCGGCGTGCGATCGAGGTGCTCGGCAAGCAGTACCCGATCATCCTGACGGACTCCGGCACCGGTCTGCTCTACAGCGCGATGCGCGGGGTGCTGGACCTCGCCGACCAGCTGATCATCATCTCGACGCCGTCGGTGGACGGCGCCAGCAGCGCCTCCACGACGCTCGACTGGCTGTCCGCGCACGGCTACGCCGATCTGGTGCAGCGCTCCCTCACGGTCATCTCGGGGGTCCGCGAGACCGGAAAGATGATCAAGGTCGACGACATCGTGCAGCACTTCGAGACCCGCTGCCGCGGGGTGGTCGTGGTGCCGTTCGACGAACACCTGGCCGCCGGCGCCGAGGTGGACCTCGACATGATGCGGCCCAAGACGCGCGAGGCGTACTTCCACCTCTCGGCGCTGGTCGCGGAGGACTTCGCGCGGGCCCAGCAGGCGCAGGGGCTGTGGACGTCGGACGGCAACAACCCGCCGCCGCAGTACGCGCCTCCGATGCCGGGGCCGGGCGGCGGACCGGGGCAGCCGCAGCAGGGGCAGCCGTACCCGCAGCAGCAGCCGTACGCCCAACAGCCCTATCAGCAGCCGCAGTACCCCCAGCAGTACGCGACCCAGCAGCCCCAGTACCAGGGGCAGGCCCCGCAGCCCCAGCCCCCGCAGCCGTACGCCCAACCGGGACAGCAGCCGCCGCAGCAGACACCCCAGCAGGCACCACACCACGCACCCCAGCAGTCACCCCAACACCCGCCCCACCAGCCCGAATCCCAGCAAGGCCACCCCGGCGTCCCGCCCGGCTGGCAGCAGCCCCCGCAGGCACCGCCAGCGCCTCAGCAGTAAGGCGGCAGAGGTAGATACCAATGAGGGTCCGTTCCTGGTTCGAGGAGCGGACCCTCTGGGCATTCCCGCAGCCCACACGGGGTGTCCGGCCGCCGTTGACGCGGCCGGACGAGCGCTGATAGACCTGCGCTTCACCAGTTGGCGATCCAGAATCCACCCGGCTTCTCCGTGCGAGTGATGACACGAGGTCACCGTCTTATGGTCCACAGCGTTCCCCCACGCCCGACGCCGCAGCCCCTGAGGCACTCCTCCGGCTCCTCCCGCTCTTCCAGCTCCTCCCGCTCCTCCCGATCCCGTCTGCTCCTGGCTTCCGGCGCCCTGTCCGGCGCGCTCGTCGCCGGGACCGTGATTCCGTTCACCCCACTGCTCCCGGCGCCCCAGCAGGCCCAGGCGGCCGACGGCGACAAGGTCCTCACGGTCGCGGTCAGCCAGAGTGTCGACTCCCTCAGCCCGTTCCTGTCCCAGACGCTGCTCGGTACGACACTGCACCGCCTGACGTACGAGTACCTGACGAACTACGACCCCAAGGACGCGCACACGGTCCCGGGTTTCGCGACGGCGTGGAAGCCGTCGGCGGACAAGCTGACGTGGACGTTCACCATCCGCGACAACTCGAAGTGGTCCGACGGCCGGCAGGCGACGGCCGAGGACGCCGCCTGGACGTTCAACAAGATGATGACGGACGACAACGCGGCGACCGCCAACGGCAGTTTCACCTCCAACTTCAAGAAGGTGACCGCCCCGGACCCGCGGACGCTCGTCATCGAGCTGAACAAGCCGCAGGCCACGATGACCGCGCTCGACGTGCCGATCGTGCCGAAGCACATCTGGGAGAAGGTCGGCGACTTCTCCAAGTTCAACAACGACAAAGAGTTCCCGATCGTCGGCAACGGGCCTTTCGTCGTCACGGACTTCAAGGTCGACCAGTACATCAAGCTCAAGCCGAACAAGACCTTCTGGCGCGGTGCGCCCAAGTTCGACGAGCTGGTGCTCAAGTACTACAAGGACGGGGACGCGGCCGTCGCCGCGCTGCGCAAGGGCGAGGTCTCGTTCGTCCCCAACCTCACCCCGGCGCAGGCCGCTTCACTGAAGGCCACCGCCGACATCAAGGTCAACGACGCGCCGGGCCGCCGCTTCTACGCCCTCGCCACCAACCCCGGCGCGCGGTCGAAGGACGGCAAGAAGTTCGGCAACGGCCATCCGGCGCTCCTCGACCCGGCCGTACGGGAAGCGCTCTTCCGGGCCGTCGACCGCAAGACCATCATCGACAAGGTCTTCCAGGGCCACGCCGTTGAGGGCCAGGGCTACATCCCGCCCCGCTTCGGCTCGTACTTCTGGCAGCCCTCGCCCGACCAAGTGCTCGCGTACGACCCGGCCGCCGCGGCCAAGACTCTCGACCAGGCGGGCTACAAGAAGAACAGCGCGGGCAAGCGCGTCGGCAAGGACGGCAAGCCGCTCGACTTCCGCATCCTCTGCCACGCCACCGACCCCAACGACAAGGCCGTCGGCAAGTACCTCCAGGAGTGGTGGGGCGATCTGGGCATCGGGCTGGAGGTCGAGTGCCTCGACAACGTCTCGGACCCCTGGCTCGCCGATGACTACGACCTGGCCTTCGACGGCTGGTCCGTGAACCCCGATCCCGACTACGTCCTCTCCATTCACACGTGCGACGCCCTGCCCGCCACGCCCAAGGACAGCGGCGCCACCGACAACTTCATCTGCGACAAGACGTACGACGGCCTCTACGCGCGACAGGCCGCGGAGTACGACCCCGCCCGGCGCGCGGAGTTGGTCAAGCAGCTGGAGTCGCGGCTGTACGACACCGGGTACATGAACGTCATGGCCTACCCGAACGCCGTCGAGGCGTACCGTACGGACCAGATCAAGTCGATCACGACAATGCCGGAGGCCGCCGGCAACCTCTGGGGCCAGGACGGCTATTGGAGCTGGTGGTCCGCGGTACCGGCAGCGGGCGGCGGCAGCGCGGACAGTTCGTCCTCCACCGGTGTGGTGATCGGGATCGGAGCAGCCGTGGTGCTCGTGGCCGCTCTCGGGCTCTTCGTCGTGATGCGCCGCCGTTCCACCGCGGAAGACCGTGAATAAGCGATGAGTACCGCAAGCACCCCCGGTGCGGTGCGGGACGCCGCCGACGGCCCGGGGAGGACCGGGCCGCCGGACGCGGCGGACCGCCGCTCGTCCGGCGCCGCGACCGCCTATCTCCTCTATGTGGCGGGCAAGTTGGGTGGCGCGGTCGTCTCGCTGATCGCCGTGCTCGTCACCAGCTTCTTCCTGTTCCGGATCATCCCCGGCGACCCGGTGAAGGCCATGACACGCGGCAAGCCGACGTCGGCCGAGCAACTGGCCACGATGCGCAGGCAGTTCGGCCTCGACCTGCCCATGTGGCGGCAGTTCGGCGACTACTGCGCCAACGCCCTGACCGGCGACCTCGGCACCTCGTACCAGTTCCACGCGCCGGTCGGTGAGCTGATCGGGGAGAAGCTGCCCGCGACCCTGCTGCTCATGGGGGTCGCCGCGGTGATCTACTCGGCGCTCGGGCTCTGGCTCGGCACCCGCTCGGCGTGGCACAACGGCGGCCTCGGCGACCGGATCAACACGGGCGTGGCGCTGACCCTGTGGTCCGTCCCGTCCTTCTGGCTGGGACTGCTGCTCATCATCGTCTTCTCCGTCGGCATCGGCCAGATCCCCGGGATGTTCCCCACCGGCGGTATGTCGTCGGGCAGTTCGAGCGGCTTCGGGTACGTCACCGACGTGGCCCACCACATGGTGCTGCCCGTCGTGACCCTGGTCGCCGTCGGATACGCGCAGACGCTTCTGGTCATGCGCTCCTCCCTGCTGGACGAGATGGGCAGCGACTATCTGACGACGGCCCGCGCGAAGGGCCTGCGGGACGATCTCGTACGGCGCCGGCACGCCGTACCCAACGCCCTGCTGCCCACCGTCACCGTGGTGTTCATCAACCTGGGCCATGTGGCGGCCGGTTCGATCCTCGTCGAGACGGTCTTCTCCTGGCCGGGCCTCGGCGGTCTCTTCTACCAGGCGCTCAGCGTGCCTGATCTCCCCCTCGTACAAGGCCTGTTCGTCGTCTTCGCCGGCGCGATGATCCTGATGAACCTGCTCGCCGACCTGCTCTATCCGCTGCTCGATCCCCGGGTGGGCCGATGACACCGGAGAAGACCCCTCCGCTCCCCTCCGCACCGCGTCCCGCCCTGCCGACCGCGTCCTCCCTCGCCTGGACCCGGCGGCGCGACTCGGTGGCCCGCTTCTGGCGGCAGTACCGTACGCACCGGGCCGGGCTCTTCGGTCTCGCGGCCCTCGCGCTGATCACACTGACCGCCCTCCTCGCACCGCTGCTCGTCGGCGACGACGTGCAGAGTGTGACCCACGCGCCCGGGACGGCGCTGGAGTCGCCGAGCGGCGCGTTCCCCCTGGGCACCGACCAGTTCGGGCGGTCGCTCCTCGGCCTGCTCGTCTGGGGCTCACGCATCTCGCTCACCGTCGGACTGCTGGCGGCCGCCCTGTCCGTCGCCATCGGCACCCTGGTCGGCATCATCGCGGGGCACTACGGGCGGTGGTACTCCACCGTCATCATGCGGATCACCGACTGGTTCCTGGTGATGCCCACCCTGGTCCTCGCGATCGTGCTCGCCACCGTGATGTCCCGGTCCGTCTGGACCGTCGTCGTGGCGATCGGTGTGACCAGCTGGCCGACGACGGCACGGCTCGTACGGGCGCAGACCATCGCGGTCGAGTCCCGGCCGTACATCGAGCGGGCCCGTGCGCTGGGCGGCGGCCACCGGCACATCATGACGCGCCATGTGCTGCCCAACGTCATGCCGTTGGTGCTCGCGCAGACCACCCTCGGCATCTCCAGCGCGATCCTCACCGAGGCCACCCTGGCCTTCCTCGGGCTCGGCGACCCCACCGTCGTCTCCTGGGGCGGCCTGCTCCAGGACGCGCGGGAGGCGGGCGCCGTCTCCTCCGGGCACTGGTGGTATCTCGCACCGCCCGGCATCGCGATCGCGTTGGTCGCGCTGGCCTTCACACTCTGCGGCCGGACCGTCGAGGCCGTGCTCAACCCCAAGCTAGGGGCGACTCGTTGACCACTCCGACCACACCCGCCCCCACGCTGCTGGAGATCAAGGATCTCCATGTCACCTACGCCTCCGGCGCGGCGGCCGTACGCGGCGTCGACCTGACCGTCGGCGCCGGTACGAAGCTCGGCATCGCCGGCGAGTCCGGCTGCGGCAAATCCACCCTGGCGCTGGCACTGCTGCGCCTGCTGCCCGCCTCGGCGGAAGTGACCGGCGAGATCCTCCTCGACGGCGAGGACGTCCTCACCATGAAGTGGGGGCGGCTGCGCGCCGTACGGTGGGCGGGGGCGTCGATCGTCTTCCAGGGCGCGATGCACTCGCTCAACGCGGTGCACCGGATCGGCGACCAGATCGCCGAACCGGTGGTGCTGCACCAGCACGCCACCCCGGCGGCGGCCCGCCGCCGGGCGGGCGCCCTCCTCGAACAGGTCGGGCTGCCCGCGGCCCGCGCGGGCGCCTATCCGCACGAACTCTCCGGCGGACAGCGCCAGCGCGTGATGATCGCGATGGCCCTGGCATGCGATCCCCGGCTGATCGTCGCCGACGAGCCGACCACCGCGCTCGACGTGATGATCCAGGCGCAGATCCTGCGGCTCATCGAGCGGCTCGTCGCCGAGCAGGACATCAGCCTGCTGATGATCAGCCACGACCTGACGGTCCTCGCGGACACCTGCGACCGGCTCGCCGTGATGTACGCGGGGCGCGTCGTGGAGGAGGGCCCGGCGCGGGCGGTGTACGACGCGGCCGAGCACCCGTACGGGCGCGCGCTGTCCGCCGCGTTCCCGCGCGTCGGCGACCCGGCTTCCCGGCGGGCGCCGCGCGGCCTGCCCGGCGACCCGCCGGACCCCTCGGCGCTGCCGGGCGGTTGTACGTTCCATCCGCGGTGCGCGGTCGCGCTGGATTCGTGCGCGGACGACGATCCTGTGCTGCGGGAGGCGGGGCCGGACCGCCGGGCGGCGTGTGTGCACGTGTCGCCGGGGCACGCTTTCCGGGACTCCGCCGCGTCCGACTCCGCCGATGCCTCCGCCGACACCGCCGCCGATGCCACCGCCGCCGATGCCTCCGCCGACCCGGCATGAGGCGGTCCCACGGCCTCCTGAGGAGCCACCCATGACCACCACCACGGTCCCCTTGCTCTCGGCCACCGGCCTGCACGTCACCTTCCCCGGGCGGCGCGGCGGGGCGCCCGCACGCGCGGTCGACGGCGTCGACCTCGACATCGCCCCCGGGGAGATCGTGGCCCTGGTCGGCGAGTCCGGCTGCGGCAAGACGACGCTGGCGCGCACGCTGCTGGGTCTGGTGCCGCCCACGTCCGGGAGTGTCAGCTTCGCGGGCGAGACGCTCGCCCACACGTCGCGCGCCCTCAAGGCGCACCGCAAGCGGGTCCAACTGATCCTCCAGGACCCCAGCGGGTCCCTCAACCCACGCCACACCGTGTACGACGCGGTGGCGGAGGGCCTGCGGATCCACGGGTACGCGGGCGACGAACGCGAGGCGGTCGCCTCAGCGCTGTCCCGGGCGGGGCTGCGGCCCCCGGAACGCTTCTTCCTCCGCTACCCGCACGAGTTGTCCGGGGGCCAGCGGCAGCGTGTCGTCATCGCGGGCGCGCTGGTCCTCGAACCCGAACTCCTCGTCGCGGACGAGCCCGTGGCGTCCCTGGACGCGTCCGTGCGGGGCGAGATCCTGGCGCTGCTGCTGTCGCTGCGGGACGAACTGGGCCTCTCCGCGGTGGTCGTGACGCACGACCTGGGGTTGGCGTGGAACATCGCGGACCGGGTGGCGGTGATGTACCTCGGCCGCATCGTGGAGACCGGGCCGGTGGAGGAGGTCCTGACGGCCCCTCAGCACCCGTATACGCGCGCGCTGCTGTCCGTCCTGCCGGAGTCCCCCGGCGCCCCGGTCGTCCTCACGGGCGAGCCACCGGATCCTTCGCGGATCCCTGCGGGGTGCCGGTTCCATGCGCGGTGCCAGGTCTTGGCGTCGGGCGAGGCGGGCGCGGTGGGCGTTGCGGACGCGTGTGGTACGACTGCGCTGCCGGTGCTGTCGGGGGCGGCGGTCGCCCAGGCGGCGTGTCACGTGGTCCGCCCGGTGGTGGGCGCGGCTCACTGATTGTCCTCAATCGCCGGACGGGCTTGGTTTGGCCTCTGCCCGGTGCGTTTGGTTGCGCTTACTGATGTCCTCAATCGCCGGACGGGCTGGGTTTGTCGTGGTGACGGGGGGCGGGGCCTGCGGAGGTACGTATGTCCGGACTGCATGTTTTACGGCGCCTCAGGAGCTCCGGACATTCACGGTAGCCATGCGCCACAAAACACGCTTTACGTCCGGACACACGCACCTCCTCCGACCCCACCCCCCTCACGCCGAGGGTGAGCTCAACGACCCCGCCCGCCCGGGGCGCCTCCCCTCCGCCCGGTGGACGGTGCCGCTTACCAACGTCCTCAAACGCCGGACGGGCTGGAGTGTGGCCCTGCCCGGTGCTCGGGCGCGGCTTACTGATGTCCTCAAACGCCGGACGGGCTGGGTGGTGCCCCCGTGCCCTCCAAGGCCGGACGGACCCGGTTTTGTCTTGAACGCGGGCGTGGAAGGGGGACGGGCAGGGGTCGTGTCCGGAACGTAGAGCGTGTTTTGTGTCGCGTGGCGAACCCGAACCAAACAAGGTCCCGAACGCGACGTAAAACATGCAGTGCAGGACACGACCCCTGCCCGGCCCCCGGCAACCGGCCCGCGCATAGAAGCCGGCCCCCAGCGTGCACAACCAAGCCCGTCCGGCGATTGAGGACAACAGCACGGCCGCCAGGCCGAGCTAGCGCCAGGCCAACTACACCGCCTCCAACAGCTCCCGCGCTCGCTTCACGTCGTCCGCGATCGCCACCAGCAACCCCTCGATCGAGTCGAACTTCTGCTGGCCCCGCACGTACGACAAGAAGTCCACCGTCACATGGAGCCCGTACAGATCCAGCCCCACGCGATCGATCGCATACGCCTCGACCGTACGTTCCGTCCCGTCGAACTGCGGGTTCGTGCCCACCGAGATCGCCGCCGGCATCCGCTCCCCCGCCGCCGTCAGCCACCCCGCGTACACCCCGTCCGCCGGAATCGCGGTGTGGGGCAGCGTCTCCACGTTCGCCGTCGGGTAGCCCAGCTCGCGCCCCCGCTGCGCGCCCCGTACGACGATGCCCTCGACGCGGTGCGGGCGGCCCAGGATCTCCGCCGCGCCCGCCACGTCGCCCTCGGTGACCAGCCGGCGCGTCAGGGTGGAGGAGAACGGCTCGCCGCCCCCCGCCTCGCCGGTGACGTACAGGTCGACGACCTCGACCTCGTAGTCGTACGTCGCCCCCAGCTCGGAGAGCACCGCGACATTCCCCTCCGCCCGGTGCCCGAAGCGGAAGTTCGGGCCCTCGATGACCGCCGACGCGTGCAACTTGTCGACCAGGACCTTCACGATGAAGTCGGCCGGGGAGAGCTTCGAGAACGCGACGGTGAAGGGCAGGATCAGCAGCGCGTCCACGCCCAGCTCCGCCATCAGTTCCGCGCGCCGGTGGTGCGGGGCGAGCAGCGGCGGGTGGCTGCCGGGGCGTACGACCTCGCTGGGGTGCGGGTCGAAGGTGACGACGACCGACGGCACCCCCAGCTCCCGCGCCCGCTCCACGGCCCGGCCGATGATCAGCTGGTGTCCCCGGTGCACCCCGTCGTAGGAACCGATGGTGACGACGCTGCGCCCCCAGTCCTGGGGGATGTCCTCCAAGCCACGCCAGCGCTGCACTGTGACCGCTCCTCGCCCGAAACTGTGTACGTGATTGCCGGATTACGCAGCTCTAAGACTGCCATGCCCGGAGCCCGCCCCCCGCATCGGCACCGAGGTCCGGAGGTCCGCCCGGCACCCTCCCGGGGAGAACGCGCCCCCCGGTGCACCCGGCGCGCACCCCACGCGCCCCGCCGAAGGAGTGATGCGGGGGCCGGAGATGGATAGACCCCTTCCGGGAGGGGGATCGTGGGGCGGCCGGGCTTGCTCGGGCGCCCCACGGTATGGCCGGCGTGACGAGGGGGAAGGCCCCACGGCACGGCCCCACGCACGGCCGCCCGGGCCTCAGGCGAAGACCGCGAGGCTCTTGGCCCTGCCCTGCTGGTCCTCCACCAGTGCCAGGAGCCGCCCCTCGGGCCCGAACACCGCCACCGGTCCCGTCCCGTACTCGGGTATGTCGAGGCGTACTCCGTTGAGCAGCAGCTTCGCGCGCCGTTCGTCCACGTCCCAGCGCGGGAACGCCGCCGCGGCGGCATCCGCGACGGGCATGACGGTCAGCTCCTCCTGGAGCTGGTCGAGCGTCCTCGCCGCGTCCAGGGCGTAGGGACCCACCCGGGTCCTGCGCAGCGCGGTGAGGTGGCCGCCGACCCCCAGGCCTGCCCCGAGGTCACGGGCAAGGGCGCGGATATACGTCCCCGAGGAGCAGACGACCGAGACGACGAGGTCGACCACGGGCGTGCCGTCCCCGGCGACGGCCTCGCGCACGTCGTACACCCGGAACGAGGAGACGGTCACGGGGCGGGCCGGGATCTCGAACTCCTCGCCGCCGCGCACGCGCGCGTACGACCGTTTGCCGTTGATCTTGATGGCGCTGACCTTGGACGGCACCTGCATCAGGGGTCCGGTGAGGGCGGCGACCCCCGCGTCGATACCCTCACGGGTGACCGCCGACGCGTCGGTGGACGAGAGGATCTCGCCCTCCGCGTCGTCGGTGACGGTGTCCTGGCCCAGCCGGATCGTGCCGAGGTACTCCTTCTCGGTCAGCGCGAGGTGTCCGAGGAGCTTCGTGGCCCGTTCCACGCCGAGGACGAGGACGCCGGTCGCCATGGGGTCGAGCGTGCCGGCGTGGCCGACGCGGCGGGTCCTGGCGATCCCGCGCATCTTGGCGACGACGTCGTGCGAAGTGAAACCCGACGGCTTGTCCACGATGACAAGTCCGTCGGGTGTGGGGATGGTGTGGTCAGTCATTCCTTGGTGGAGCCGTCCTCGTCGGTGAGCGTGCTGTCCTCAGTGTCGGCGGCGTCAGCGTCGTCGGCGTCGTCCTCCGGCTTGCGGTACGGGTCCGCGCCCGCCGCGTACGTCTTGCCGGTCGACACCTCCCGTACCTCCGCGTCCTTCGCCCGCGCCTTGTTGAGGAGGTCCTCTATGGTGCGGGCGTTGTCCGGGAGGGCGTCCGGGACGAAGGCCAGCGTCGGGGTGAAGCGGACCCCGGTCTGCCGGCCCACCTCGGAGCGCAGCACGCCCTTGGCGCTCTCCAGGGCCGCCGCGGACGCCGCGCGCTCCTCGTCGTCGCCGTAGACCGTGTAGAAGACCGTGGCCTCCCGCAGGTCGCCGGTGACGCGGGCGTCCGTGAT includes:
- a CDS encoding ABC transporter substrate-binding protein, with amino-acid sequence MVHSVPPRPTPQPLRHSSGSSRSSSSSRSSRSRLLLASGALSGALVAGTVIPFTPLLPAPQQAQAADGDKVLTVAVSQSVDSLSPFLSQTLLGTTLHRLTYEYLTNYDPKDAHTVPGFATAWKPSADKLTWTFTIRDNSKWSDGRQATAEDAAWTFNKMMTDDNAATANGSFTSNFKKVTAPDPRTLVIELNKPQATMTALDVPIVPKHIWEKVGDFSKFNNDKEFPIVGNGPFVVTDFKVDQYIKLKPNKTFWRGAPKFDELVLKYYKDGDAAVAALRKGEVSFVPNLTPAQAASLKATADIKVNDAPGRRFYALATNPGARSKDGKKFGNGHPALLDPAVREALFRAVDRKTIIDKVFQGHAVEGQGYIPPRFGSYFWQPSPDQVLAYDPAAAAKTLDQAGYKKNSAGKRVGKDGKPLDFRILCHATDPNDKAVGKYLQEWWGDLGIGLEVECLDNVSDPWLADDYDLAFDGWSVNPDPDYVLSIHTCDALPATPKDSGATDNFICDKTYDGLYARQAAEYDPARRAELVKQLESRLYDTGYMNVMAYPNAVEAYRTDQIKSITTMPEAAGNLWGQDGYWSWWSAVPAAGGGSADSSSSTGVVIGIGAAVVLVAALGLFVVMRRRSTAEDRE
- a CDS encoding ABC transporter permease — encoded protein: MSTASTPGAVRDAADGPGRTGPPDAADRRSSGAATAYLLYVAGKLGGAVVSLIAVLVTSFFLFRIIPGDPVKAMTRGKPTSAEQLATMRRQFGLDLPMWRQFGDYCANALTGDLGTSYQFHAPVGELIGEKLPATLLLMGVAAVIYSALGLWLGTRSAWHNGGLGDRINTGVALTLWSVPSFWLGLLLIIVFSVGIGQIPGMFPTGGMSSGSSSGFGYVTDVAHHMVLPVVTLVAVGYAQTLLVMRSSLLDEMGSDYLTTARAKGLRDDLVRRRHAVPNALLPTVTVVFINLGHVAAGSILVETVFSWPGLGGLFYQALSVPDLPLVQGLFVVFAGAMILMNLLADLLYPLLDPRVGR
- a CDS encoding ABC transporter permease, which encodes MTPEKTPPLPSAPRPALPTASSLAWTRRRDSVARFWRQYRTHRAGLFGLAALALITLTALLAPLLVGDDVQSVTHAPGTALESPSGAFPLGTDQFGRSLLGLLVWGSRISLTVGLLAAALSVAIGTLVGIIAGHYGRWYSTVIMRITDWFLVMPTLVLAIVLATVMSRSVWTVVVAIGVTSWPTTARLVRAQTIAVESRPYIERARALGGGHRHIMTRHVLPNVMPLVLAQTTLGISSAILTEATLAFLGLGDPTVVSWGGLLQDAREAGAVSSGHWWYLAPPGIAIALVALAFTLCGRTVEAVLNPKLGATR
- a CDS encoding ABC transporter ATP-binding protein, whose protein sequence is MTTPTTPAPTLLEIKDLHVTYASGAAAVRGVDLTVGAGTKLGIAGESGCGKSTLALALLRLLPASAEVTGEILLDGEDVLTMKWGRLRAVRWAGASIVFQGAMHSLNAVHRIGDQIAEPVVLHQHATPAAARRRAGALLEQVGLPAARAGAYPHELSGGQRQRVMIAMALACDPRLIVADEPTTALDVMIQAQILRLIERLVAEQDISLLMISHDLTVLADTCDRLAVMYAGRVVEEGPARAVYDAAEHPYGRALSAAFPRVGDPASRRAPRGLPGDPPDPSALPGGCTFHPRCAVALDSCADDDPVLREAGPDRRAACVHVSPGHAFRDSAASDSADASADTAADATAADASADPA
- a CDS encoding ABC transporter ATP-binding protein, with product MTTTTVPLLSATGLHVTFPGRRGGAPARAVDGVDLDIAPGEIVALVGESGCGKTTLARTLLGLVPPTSGSVSFAGETLAHTSRALKAHRKRVQLILQDPSGSLNPRHTVYDAVAEGLRIHGYAGDEREAVASALSRAGLRPPERFFLRYPHELSGGQRQRVVIAGALVLEPELLVADEPVASLDASVRGEILALLLSLRDELGLSAVVVTHDLGLAWNIADRVAVMYLGRIVETGPVEEVLTAPQHPYTRALLSVLPESPGAPVVLTGEPPDPSRIPAGCRFHARCQVLASGEAGAVGVADACGTTALPVLSGAAVAQAACHVVRPVVGAAH
- a CDS encoding bifunctional riboflavin kinase/FAD synthetase; translated protein: MQRWRGLEDIPQDWGRSVVTIGSYDGVHRGHQLIIGRAVERARELGVPSVVVTFDPHPSEVVRPGSHPPLLAPHHRRAELMAELGVDALLILPFTVAFSKLSPADFIVKVLVDKLHASAVIEGPNFRFGHRAEGNVAVLSELGATYDYEVEVVDLYVTGEAGGGEPFSSTLTRRLVTEGDVAGAAEILGRPHRVEGIVVRGAQRGRELGYPTANVETLPHTAIPADGVYAGWLTAAGERMPAAISVGTNPQFDGTERTVEAYAIDRVGLDLYGLHVTVDFLSYVRGQQKFDSIEGLLVAIADDVKRARELLEAV
- the truB gene encoding tRNA pseudouridine(55) synthase TruB: MTDHTIPTPDGLVIVDKPSGFTSHDVVAKMRGIARTRRVGHAGTLDPMATGVLVLGVERATKLLGHLALTEKEYLGTIRLGQDTVTDDAEGEILSSTDASAVTREGIDAGVAALTGPLMQVPSKVSAIKINGKRSYARVRGGEEFEIPARPVTVSSFRVYDVREAVAGDGTPVVDLVVSVVCSSGTYIRALARDLGAGLGVGGHLTALRRTRVGPYALDAARTLDQLQEELTVMPVADAAAAAFPRWDVDERRAKLLLNGVRLDIPEYGTGPVAVFGPEGRLLALVEDQQGRAKSLAVFA
- the rbfA gene encoding 30S ribosome-binding factor RbfA, which produces MTDNARARKLADRIQVVVAETLDRRIKDPRLGFVTITDARVTGDLREATVFYTVYGDDEERAASAAALESAKGVLRSEVGRQTGVRFTPTLAFVPDALPDNARTIEDLLNKARAKDAEVREVSTGKTYAAGADPYRKPEDDADDADAADTEDSTLTDEDGSTKE